In Nerophis ophidion isolate RoL-2023_Sa linkage group LG12, RoL_Noph_v1.0, whole genome shotgun sequence, a single window of DNA contains:
- the LOC133562838 gene encoding kelch domain-containing protein 4-like: MGKKGKNEKKVKGAEKTAAKMEKKVSKRSKREEEDLEALIAEFQSLDAKKTQVEETACAPPSPRLSATLSTHPDKDELILFGGEFFNGKKVNPKH, translated from the exons ATGGGGAAAAAAGGCAAGAATGAAAAGAAAGTGAAAGGCGCGGAGAAGACTGCTgccaaaatggagaaaaaggtTTCAAAAAGGTCCAAACGTGAAGAG GAAGATTTGGAGGCTCTGATTGCTGAATTTCAGAGTTTGGATGCGAAGAAGACCCAAGTTGAGGAAACAGCATGCGCCCCTCCATCACCAAG ATTAAGTGCAACCCTCTCCACTCATCCAGATAAAGATGAGCTCATCCTTTTTGGCGGCGAATTCTTTAATGGAAAGAAGGTAAATCCAAAACACTAA